From Pan paniscus chromosome 6, NHGRI_mPanPan1-v2.0_pri, whole genome shotgun sequence, one genomic window encodes:
- the LOC129398185 gene encoding putative diacylglycerol O-acyltransferase 2-like protein DGAT2L7P: MRPSAPQLVKTAKLGTSWNYLFDFHPHGVLVVGAFANFCTEPTGCSCLFPKLPPHLLMLPCWFHLLFFQDYIMSRASAIPPGLVSFVKALLPQWWPGGCPGVGGPLQALEAKPGQLSLPIRNQKRLVKSALELEENELFQQLPNPQSSWVQRTQEALRPLLSVALQLFLGRRGLPLPFRAPIRTVVGSAIPVQQSPPPSPAQVDTLQARYVGRLTQLFEEHQARYGVPADRHLVLTEARPTAWPRLSAG, translated from the exons ATGCGCCCGTCTGCTCCCCAGCTAGTTAAAACTGCAAAGTTGGGCACCTCCTGGAACTACCTCTTTGACTTCCACCCTCACGGGGTCCTGGTCGTGGGAGCCTTCGCCAACTTCTGCACAGAGCCCACGGGCTGCTCCTGCCTCTTCCCCAAACTCCCACCACACCTGCTCATGCTGCCTTGTTGGTTCCATCTCCTCTTCTTCCAGGACTACATCATGTCACGTG CTTCTGCCATCCCCCCAGGTTTGGTCTCCTTTGTCAAGGCCCTGCTGCCTCAGTGGTGGCCAGGTGGCTGTCCTGGCGTGGGAGGGCCCCTGCAGGCGCTGGAGGCAAAACCCGGACAACTGAGCTTGCCGATTCGGAATCAGAAGAGATTGGTTAAGTCAGCTCTGGAACTCGA GGAGAATGAGCTCTTCCAGCAGTTGCCGAACCCGCAGAGCTCGTGGGTGCAGAGGACGCAGGAGGCTCTGCGTCCGCTGCTAAGCGTGGCCCTGCAGCTGTTCCTGGGCCGCCGGGGCCTCCCGCTGCCCTTCCGCGCGCCCATCCGCACCGTCG TGGGGTCGGCGATTCCCGTGCAGCAGAGCCCCCCGCCCAGTCCGGCCCAGGTGGACACGCTGCAAGCGCGCTACGTGGGGCGACTCACGCAGCTCTTCGAGGAGCACCAGGCGCGCTATGGTGTCCCCGCCGACAGACACCTGGTCCTCACGGAGGCGCGCCCCACCGCCTGGCCTCGCCTGTCCGCTGGGTGA